In Vicia villosa cultivar HV-30 ecotype Madison, WI linkage group LG7, Vvil1.0, whole genome shotgun sequence, the DNA window GGCCCAAAACCAATCAAACACTTCCATCACAAAAACAAGGGTAAGAAAACTGAAACCGAAACCCTAAACCTAATCCTTcatttttagagagagagagagagtgtgtgtgtgagagagagaagagaagatgAAGTTCAATCCAAGGGTTTCCAGCAGCCGCCGCAAGAGCCGTAAAGCTCACTTCACCGCCCCATCAAGCGTCCGCCGTGTCCTAATGAGCGCCCCTCTCTCCGGCGACCTCCGATCCAAATACAACGTCCGCTCCTTACCTGTTCGCAAGGACGACGAGGTTCAGGTGGTTAGAGGAACATTCAAAGGCCGTGAAGGTAAGATCGTTCAGGTTTATCGCAAGAAGTGGGTGATTCACATCGAGCGCATAACTCGTGAGAAAGTTAACGGTTCAACTGTTAACGTTGGGTTGGATCCTTCGAAGGTGGTTATCACGAAACTCCGTTTGGATAAGGATCGGAAGAGTTTGATTGATAGGAAGGCGAAGGGGCGCGCTGCTGCTGATAAGGAAAAGGGAACTAAGTTTGCTCCTGAAGATATCATGCAGACTATtgattagggttttggttttttttgttggttttgttaTAACTAGTTTTGGTTTTTGTTATTGGATCTGAATGAATGAAACGACTGAGTATTTTGTGGCTGttaagttttgttttttatttagtgAATGAAATTATGTGTTTTGCATTATCATTGGTAGTGTTTTGTTTGTTTGGCTATTTTCATGTTATTGTATGGTGTTTATCCTATTTCTATAGTCATTGTTGAGATGCGAGAATGAGTGTTGAAATTAACTTGTGTAATCTTAGAATGTGGGCAATGATGGTAGATAGGTGTGAAAAGAGAGTTGTGATAAAAAGGATTGGATATTAGGGTAAGTAGTTTATGCTTCTGTAATGAATTGCATTAGTAATACTAGTCAAATGGAAAACATGATTTTGGTAGAAGTAACATTTTGGAGCTTCAAAATCATGAACCATGTCTTGACTTGTCTTGATTTGGTTTAGGCACCCAAATAAGGGTTTTGATTTGAGATTTTCTTGGCATTTAAGTAGTGATTAGACTTGAGATTTAGGAAGATATAATGTCAAGGCCATTTGTTGTTAGGATTGTAAGGATATGTTTTATAATGAAGGGGAATGGATATTTGTGATCTTCTAAGCAAATTTATGTCAAGAAGTCGCAGTCATTGTTCGAACCGTGATGATGACGTCTTACTAGCATAAATTTGCAAAAATGGTGGTAAATGATGAAATTGAATTGAATAGATACTACCCTGAATTTATCTAATCCATCCTGTTCCTGATTTTAATTATTTCCTTCTGATTTAAATTTACCCAAACAATGTCATTTTATTCTATTGTATTCTATGTCATACCACTTTATTCTATTATGTTTCATCAATTCAAACAAAGTAGATGGACTTTTATCCCCTTGTTTGAAATTAAACCAAAAGGAAGTAAAATAGAgtattttgatgataataattgGGTTCAACTACAAGATACGACGGTATTCAAATAATTCTTGGTATTTCTAACAAATGCAATACATCAAGCTTTTGTTATTTTTGGATCATCATCTGCTGCATGGCCATGTATTCCTCATACATGTTTATCTTCATTCCACCCACTATATTAGTGGTCCTGCATGTGGATATGATTATTGCTATACTAACTTTCAATCCCAACTTAGCATTTGTGCTTCTGAAGGATTTTCCAATCACTGACAAGTCTATTTCAGATGTGGTATGTGAAAGTGAGGTATCAAACGTGGGATGGGACCAATTGGTCATTGTTTGAATAGTCATAGTTTGAATTCATAGGCTgtgtgagagagaaagagaaagatatgCAATTCAGGAATCTTATTCTGAAAGGCTCTACAATACATTTTATTATGGATATTTGGAATTTGCATTTTACATCTAAGATTATATTTGAATAAATCTGGCCTGCTCTAACTGGCCTAGAAACTATACTCTTAACAGGCACTACTGAAACTCTTTTCAAtacattctaaacaaaatatcGAAATTGGTTTAGCATTGCGAGAGTATCCTTCATTGTTGGACGTTCATGAGCTTTCGTATTGACACACAAAATCGACACAGCTAGAGTTTGTAGTATTTCATGCATAGTAGTAGGTTTAGTACTTCCTCTCAGATTTGAGTCGAGAATTTCAAATGGATCTCTTTTGCTAGCCAAGTGACTCTTAACCCATTGAACCAAGTGTACTCCTTCTGGCAGACTTGGATCTAATGGATGCTTTCCTGTCAGTACCTCGAGTATCACCACGCCGAAACTGTACACGTCGGTTTTCTCATTGATCTTCTGCATTGAGTCGAGCTCTGTACACAttccaaaacaataaaaaataagtaCTACTTAGACTtaaatagatagatagatagataaacAGACTAAAACGtaaatagatagatagatagataaatTACCAGGATCTATGTATCCATAGGAGCTGCTTGTGTAGGTAGGTCTTTGAACTGGATTGGATTTAGCATCATCGACTTTCTCACTTGCGATTTTTACAAGGCCAAAGCAAGTAAGGTAAGGATGATATCCAGGGCCTAATAGCACATTTGTTGCTTTGACATCTGCATGCAGCATAGAAGGCACACAATCATGGTGCAAATAGGTAAGTGCTTGAGCCACACCTAAGATGATTTCATATCTGGTATCCCATTCTAACTTTCCCTTTTCTGAACCATGAAGCACTGAGCTCAAACTAGGGAGGTATTCATAAAACTGCAGCATCATATCCTTATTATTCAGAAGATTCAATCCCCAACCAAGAAGCCTGGTGATATTCTTGTGTTTGATTGAACATAGCATATCAATTTCCGACATAAGTGCTTCAGAATCTGTTGATGGCAACGTCTTTTTAACTGCTATAATTTGGCCTTTTGGAGTTTTCACCTTGTACGAAACTCCAGAGCTTCCGGTGTCAATCACGTTGGATGGTTTTAAATTCTTGACAACGTCGTCGTCGGCAGAGAAAAAATGGTCGTTGTACAAAGTCATCACCCAACTGTTATTTATATTGTTAGCAATATAAGCACGAATCGCGACGTGGATTAGGAAAAGTGCAAGTACTGCACTTGTGCTTAACAAAATGAACAATATAATCATCATAGCTAATTTGGTATCATCTTTGGCTTTTGATATGCTATTTCCAGTGAGATCACTGAGAGGGAGTTTTCTGAAGAATGGCGTGTTAGGCAATTCACCCGAGAATTTGTTGAAGGAAACATTCAAAGAAACAAGACTCTGAAGATTAGATACAGCATCTAAATTCCCCGAGAGCTTGTTGTGTGAGAGATCAATAAACTCAAGATTCCGACATCTTGATATTGTTGAAGGAATCTCCCCTACAAGATGATTGTTGTTCAagtccaaaaaattcaaactcttCAAATTCGCAATCTCAGATGGAATAATACCAACAAGTCTATTCCGATTTAGCCTCAACCTGCGAAGACTCGTGCAGTTACCGATATCAGGTGGTATGAATCCTTCCAAATCATTGGAAAGAAGCATAAGTTGAGTTAGATTTTTCAACACAAATAGTTCTTTCGGTATTGTACCGGTTAAGCGGTTGTATGATAGATCAAGTGCTTGAAGATTTTCGCACTCGGAAAGACTATTCGGAATTTTTCCTGTTAGCTTATTCTTCCATGCAAAGAAAAGTGTCAAGCTTCTCAATTTTCCAATAACAGAAGGAATCTCACCAGAAATAGCATTGTTGTCAACTTCAAGCTGCGACAGAGACGCGCAGTTTGAAATCTCGGGTGGTATAATACCGGACAACCGATTAACACTCAGCTGAAGTGCTTGAAGATTCGATAGCTTTCCAAAACTGATTGGAATGCTACCTGTGAGAAGATTTTCTGACAAATCTATGACACTGAGATCTTTGCATCTTCCAAGCTCTTCGGGAATCGTCCCTACTATCTTGTTTTGCCATAAAAGTAGACTCTGAAGCTTTCCTAGCTCTCCGATTTGACGTGGAATTGAACCGGAAATTGAGTTTTCGTACAAATAGAGATTCTGCAACTCACTGCAATTTCCTATCTCTTCTGGTATAGAGCCTGATAGCTTAGTTGTGTAAATGGCTATGGTCTGTAATTTTTTCAGCATTCCTATTGAGGAAGGAATACTACCGGAAATGCTGGTTTCCGCAAGGCCTAATACGACCAAGTCAGTGCAGTTTCCGATCTCCGATGGAAGCTCACCGTTGAGGTTTTTATTCCCTCCTGCTCTGAATACTTGAAGCTTAGTTAACAAGCCAATACTCTTTGGAATTTCGCCACTGAGTTTATTATCAAAGAGTGTCAAGTTCACGAGACTCGATAAATTTCCTATATCGAAAGGAATATTTTCTTCCAGAGAGTTTGCATGAAGAGCTAAGCTTTGAAGCTTGCTTAGCCTGCAAATTTCTTCTGGGATTTCACCAAAGAGAGAATTTTCACTAAGATCAATGAAAACAAGCTCTTGATAGTCTCCAAATTCCTTCGGAATCCTTCCCGTGATGTTCATCGACGAGAGGACAAGAACCTTCAAGGACTTGAGAGGCTGAAAATTCGAAGGCAATGACGAGCCTTGCAAGTTCAATGACTTCAGGCTTATCTCCTCTACCTCTCCTTGTAAATTGCACTTCACACCGAACCAGTTGCACGGAGTTTTGTTCGAAACATTCCAAGACGGTAATGCGTCTGAATTCGTGTTTAAACTCTTCTTCCATGCTAGAAGAGCTTGACCTTGTTCATCAAGAAGAGAGTTACaacatgaaaagaaaagaaagtttattaagAGAAGGAAAAGTGACAGATTCTTAGAGTTTGCAGACATTGTTTATGGTAAGAGAAGAAAAGGATTGTAAGAAGGTGAAAGATGAAAAATTATAGAGGAATGGAAGAAGAAGCTATGAAGAAATGAGATAGATtctttgttgttttgataatgtaAGAGGTATTGTTGGAAAGTAAGAACATAATCATGGCTATGATGGTTATTGGTTTTTCATTTAGGTGAAGTCTTGTATTTATATTGATTCTTGATGCTTAGCCTGTCAAGTGGTTGGTTGAAATTATGTGGAAATTGGAATCTGGTTTGTAATCCCATTGGTTAGTCTAGTGTTTCACTTTTTTGGGTAAAGATATACCGGAGCGAATCTTTCATCGGCTAATCGACGATGGCCGATGACAAAATACCTAACTGACCACTTTTAATGAAATCTCATCTCTAATCTACCAGTTACATTTTTTTTACTAAGCTTGaactttgacgatgacatgataAAAAATCTGACTAACCAGTTTTAACGAAATCTCAATTCTCTCTCACACTCACATTTTTTATATCAACAAAGTTCAAACTTTGACGAtgacaaaaaaatttaattaatcatttttaa includes these proteins:
- the LOC131615680 gene encoding leucine-rich repeat receptor-like serine/threonine-protein kinase RGI4, translated to MSANSKNLSLFLLLINFLFFSCCNSLLDEQGQALLAWKKSLNTNSDALPSWNVSNKTPCNWFGVKCNLQGEVEEISLKSLNLQGSSLPSNFQPLKSLKVLVLSSMNITGRIPKEFGDYQELVFIDLSENSLFGEIPEEICRLSKLQSLALHANSLEENIPFDIGNLSSLVNLTLFDNKLSGEIPKSIGLLTKLQVFRAGGNKNLNGELPSEIGNCTDLVVLGLAETSISGSIPSSIGMLKKLQTIAIYTTKLSGSIPEEIGNCSELQNLYLYENSISGSIPRQIGELGKLQSLLLWQNKIVGTIPEELGRCKDLSVIDLSENLLTGSIPISFGKLSNLQALQLSVNRLSGIIPPEISNCASLSQLEVDNNAISGEIPSVIGKLRSLTLFFAWKNKLTGKIPNSLSECENLQALDLSYNRLTGTIPKELFVLKNLTQLMLLSNDLEGFIPPDIGNCTSLRRLRLNRNRLVGIIPSEIANLKSLNFLDLNNNHLVGEIPSTISRCRNLEFIDLSHNKLSGNLDAVSNLQSLVSLNVSFNKFSGELPNTPFFRKLPLSDLTGNSISKAKDDTKLAMMIILFILLSTSAVLALFLIHVAIRAYIANNINNSWVMTLYNDHFFSADDDVVKNLKPSNVIDTGSSGVSYKVKTPKGQIIAVKKTLPSTDSEALMSEIDMLCSIKHKNITRLLGWGLNLLNNKDMMLQFYEYLPSLSSVLHGSEKGKLEWDTRYEIILGVAQALTYLHHDCVPSMLHADVKATNVLLGPGYHPYLTCFGLVKIASEKVDDAKSNPVQRPTYTSSSYGYIDPELDSMQKINEKTDVYSFGVVILEVLTGKHPLDPSLPEGVHLVQWVKSHLASKRDPFEILDSNLRGSTKPTTMHEILQTLAVSILCVNTKAHERPTMKDTLAMLNQFRYFV
- the LOC131615681 gene encoding large ribosomal subunit protein uL24z-like produces the protein MKFNPRVSSSRRKSRKAHFTAPSSVRRVLMSAPLSGDLRSKYNVRSLPVRKDDEVQVVRGTFKGREGKIVQVYRKKWVIHIERITREKVNGSTVNVGLDPSKVVITKLRLDKDRKSLIDRKAKGRAAADKEKGTKFAPEDIMQTID